One Pantoea eucalypti genomic region harbors:
- a CDS encoding FAD-dependent oxidoreductase, whose protein sequence is MLAQKNIAIAGGGFFGLYLAEQLALRGCCVTVYEKSQHLMSRASYVNQARVHNGYHYPRSILTALRSRLSFPRFVNEFRDCIDDEFEKYYLIAGSLSKVTAEQFRRFCQRIGADCEEAPSSVTKMVNPALIDTIFTTTEYAFDSFKLRDVMIERLSQAGVRVITDAVVEKVWTYNDGLKLAVTISGEQDIVYADHLFNCTYSRINYLLNSSGLELIPLRHEMTEMCLVDVPDEFRKMGLTVMCGPFFSVMPFPSAQLHSFSHVRYTPHYQWRDDAGNPYEDSHAKYDEYSRQSAWGHMIRDAQRYVPALSECKYERSIWEVKTILPRSDSDDSRPILFRKNHGLKGLHCIMGGKIDNVYDVLQEIERLIELN, encoded by the coding sequence ATGTTGGCACAAAAGAATATAGCTATCGCTGGGGGCGGGTTTTTTGGCTTGTATCTGGCAGAGCAACTTGCGCTTCGCGGTTGCTGCGTGACTGTATATGAAAAAAGCCAGCACCTGATGTCCCGCGCTTCATATGTTAACCAGGCACGAGTGCACAATGGTTATCATTACCCGCGCAGTATTCTTACTGCCCTGCGTTCTCGCTTATCATTCCCACGCTTCGTTAATGAATTTCGTGATTGTATTGATGATGAATTCGAAAAATATTATCTGATTGCAGGCTCATTGAGCAAAGTGACGGCTGAGCAGTTCAGGCGTTTTTGTCAGCGTATTGGCGCAGACTGTGAAGAAGCACCATCTTCTGTCACAAAAATGGTCAATCCGGCTCTGATTGATACTATATTCACTACCACAGAGTATGCTTTCGACTCCTTTAAATTACGCGATGTAATGATAGAACGCCTTTCACAGGCCGGGGTGCGCGTTATTACAGATGCAGTCGTTGAAAAAGTCTGGACTTATAATGATGGTCTAAAACTTGCTGTCACAATCTCCGGCGAGCAGGACATCGTCTATGCTGACCATCTCTTCAACTGTACTTACTCAAGAATCAACTATTTACTGAATAGTTCCGGGCTTGAACTCATTCCATTGCGTCATGAAATGACTGAAATGTGTCTGGTCGACGTTCCTGACGAATTCAGGAAAATGGGATTGACGGTAATGTGTGGCCCTTTCTTTTCCGTAATGCCTTTTCCTTCAGCACAATTGCATTCTTTCAGCCATGTTCGCTACACACCTCACTATCAATGGCGGGATGATGCAGGCAACCCGTATGAAGACTCACATGCAAAATATGACGAATATTCACGTCAATCTGCATGGGGGCATATGATTCGTGATGCACAGCGTTATGTTCCTGCCTTAAGTGAATGCAAATATGAGCGTTCTATATGGGAAGTCAAAACTATTCTGCCTCGAAGTGATAGTGATGATTCCAGGCCCATCCTTTTCCGTAAAAATCACGGTCTGAAGGGGTTGCATTGCATTATGGGTGGGAAAATAGACAACGTTTATGATGTTTTGCAAGAAATTGAGCGACTAATAGAGTTGAACTAA
- a CDS encoding glycosyl transferase family 2: protein MIKSESFVSVVTVIHGHLEEVYEPLRKLSLTLDESYSDYEIVVVVPGVNSTHAQIEDRILKDINCVRIILLSTPVYHDVALAAGLENAIGDFVVLWNPAADPVEIVPQVVEQCRAGSDIVIGVTNKVRSLRYRLIRKMMNVALRTIDYDIPANSTSLRCLSRRAVNAVTRIGKFHHQFYLRIQKTGYAASAFNYMPVKENEGAKIVESMRRLLRLMVFNSARPLRWMSMLGFFGSVAGLIFACYSVLIHLIDGHVVEGWTTTILFMSVMFIIQFVMMAFFGEYLGRMLDENSAQAGYAVVYERNSDVMVNADRVNVLETSLMQEPNNVQTGRDK, encoded by the coding sequence ATGATAAAAAGTGAATCCTTTGTTTCTGTCGTTACCGTTATTCATGGGCATCTTGAAGAGGTTTATGAACCGCTTAGAAAGTTAAGCCTGACGCTGGACGAAAGTTACAGCGATTATGAAATTGTCGTCGTCGTTCCGGGCGTAAATTCTACACACGCGCAAATTGAAGACCGTATTTTAAAAGACATAAACTGCGTCCGGATTATTCTGCTTTCCACGCCGGTTTATCATGATGTTGCGCTTGCCGCTGGTCTGGAAAACGCGATTGGAGACTTTGTTGTTCTGTGGAACCCCGCTGCTGATCCGGTTGAAATTGTTCCTCAGGTCGTCGAGCAATGCCGTGCGGGAAGCGATATCGTTATCGGAGTAACAAATAAAGTCCGTTCGCTACGTTATAGACTTATTCGAAAAATGATGAATGTCGCATTACGTACGATTGATTACGATATTCCGGCTAACTCAACCAGTTTGCGTTGTTTAAGCCGCAGGGCAGTTAACGCCGTTACAAGAATTGGTAAATTTCATCACCAGTTCTATCTGCGCATCCAAAAAACGGGATACGCTGCATCAGCTTTCAATTACATGCCAGTAAAAGAAAATGAGGGTGCAAAAATCGTTGAATCCATGCGACGTTTACTTCGTCTGATGGTTTTCAATTCTGCACGTCCTTTGCGCTGGATGTCTATGCTTGGATTCTTTGGCAGCGTAGCAGGATTAATCTTTGCCTGTTACAGCGTGCTCATTCACCTGATAGATGGTCACGTTGTTGAAGGCTGGACAACAACCATTCTTTTCATGTCCGTTATGTTTATTATCCAGTTCGTGATGATGGCCTTTTTTGGCGAATATCTGGGAAGAATGCTGGATGAAAACAGCGCTCAGGCTGGTTATGCAGTTGTTTATGAACGCAATAGTGATGTCATGGTTAATGCAGACAGGGTCAATGTTCTGGAGACGTCACTTATGCAGGAACCTAACAACGTCCAGACCGGGCGCGATAAATAA
- a CDS encoding NAD(P)-dependent oxidoreductase, with product MDALIGFSGFVGQTLLKQREFDSLYRSTNIDEIIGQLFGTVVCAAAPAQKWLANKEPENDLKHIESLIEKLKTINCEKFILISTVDVFKTPVNVDENTPVETDGLHAYGLHRYYLEQFVSQHFPDALIVRLPGLVGPGLKKNIIYDFLNNNNLNQIESRGVFQFYPMINLWYDIEIALKNDIRLLHLTAAPVSVADVAKYGFGFDFENHVQQQPGHYDMKSCYSHLYTDGKDYQYSYRESLMSIRAYAQSEPGKKPE from the coding sequence ATGGATGCACTTATTGGTTTTTCAGGTTTTGTCGGTCAGACACTGCTTAAACAGCGTGAGTTTGACTCGCTTTACCGTTCAACAAATATTGATGAAATTATTGGCCAGTTATTTGGAACGGTCGTCTGCGCTGCTGCGCCTGCTCAGAAATGGCTGGCAAATAAAGAGCCTGAGAACGATCTTAAACACATTGAAAGTCTGATCGAAAAACTGAAAACCATCAATTGTGAAAAATTCATATTGATAAGCACAGTGGACGTTTTTAAAACGCCTGTAAACGTTGACGAAAACACGCCTGTCGAAACAGACGGATTACATGCGTATGGTCTGCATCGTTACTACCTTGAGCAATTCGTGAGTCAGCATTTTCCGGATGCATTGATCGTTCGCTTACCTGGTCTGGTAGGGCCGGGATTAAAGAAAAATATCATTTACGATTTCCTTAACAATAATAATCTCAATCAAATTGAAAGCCGTGGCGTATTTCAGTTCTATCCCATGATCAACCTTTGGTATGACATTGAGATTGCTTTGAAAAACGACATCAGGCTGTTACATCTTACCGCAGCCCCTGTCAGCGTTGCAGATGTGGCCAAATATGGCTTCGGATTTGATTTTGAAAATCACGTGCAGCAGCAGCCCGGACATTATGATATGAAAAGCTGCTATTCTCATCTTTATACGGACGGCAAAGATTATCAATACAGCTACCGTGAATCACTGATGTCGATTCGTGCTTATGCTCAATCCGAGCCAGGAAAGAAACCTGAATGA
- a CDS encoding sugar phosphate isomerase/epimerase family protein encodes MNISISNIAWDIKDDDAVRALLHCHHIHAIDIAPGKYFPDPKSASDKEILAVRNYWESQEISLVGMQSLLFGTQGLNLFDEPSVQQKMLEHLQAVSHVAAGLGITRLVFGSPKNRYRPAISDEASCAIALRFFTLLGDIARQEGVVICLEPNPECYGANFMTSSAETAKMVRLVNHSAIKMQLDTGAIAINGEDVAQVISGNEDIIGHVHLSEPNLIALGRSAVNHADVAAVLNRMLPQRIATIEMLVSKNENALMVIDESLKFVTEHYRKTPGDVS; translated from the coding sequence ATGAATATTTCCATTTCGAATATCGCATGGGACATTAAAGATGATGACGCAGTGCGTGCACTTCTTCATTGTCATCATATCCATGCTATCGATATTGCGCCTGGAAAATATTTTCCAGACCCAAAATCAGCGAGTGATAAAGAGATTCTTGCCGTTCGAAATTATTGGGAATCGCAGGAGATTTCTCTGGTCGGGATGCAGTCACTCCTGTTTGGCACACAGGGCTTGAATCTGTTTGATGAGCCGTCTGTACAACAGAAAATGCTGGAACATTTACAGGCAGTGAGCCATGTTGCAGCAGGATTAGGCATTACACGTTTAGTGTTTGGTTCACCCAAAAATCGTTATCGACCGGCTATCAGCGATGAAGCTTCATGCGCGATCGCACTCCGCTTCTTCACGCTTTTGGGGGACATTGCACGTCAGGAAGGCGTTGTTATTTGTCTGGAGCCTAATCCAGAGTGTTATGGCGCTAACTTCATGACCAGCAGTGCAGAGACGGCTAAGATGGTACGGCTTGTTAATCATTCAGCCATTAAAATGCAACTGGATACCGGGGCTATTGCGATTAACGGCGAAGATGTGGCTCAGGTAATCAGTGGTAATGAGGATATTATCGGCCATGTACATCTTAGTGAACCGAACCTTATAGCGCTGGGGCGAAGTGCTGTGAATCATGCTGATGTAGCCGCAGTGTTGAATCGTATGCTTCCGCAGCGTATTGCCACTATTGAAATGCTGGTCTCTAAAAATGAGAACGCTTTAATGGTTATTGACGAGTCTCTTAAATTTGTGACTGAGCATTATCGGAAGACGCCGGGAGATGTTTCATGA
- a CDS encoding DMT family transporter, giving the protein MKWLILILGIACNASASVLIKLAMTPPRRLPSLSEPLAVLSNFPLLLGIFLYGMAFLLYAATLAFLPLNVAHPVLTSGAIACVALMSVVLFKEPVYWSTIAGILMVIAGVVLITLKVK; this is encoded by the coding sequence ATGAAATGGTTAATCCTGATTTTAGGTATAGCCTGCAATGCTTCTGCCAGCGTGCTTATTAAGTTAGCGATGACGCCTCCACGCAGGCTTCCCAGTTTGTCCGAACCTTTAGCAGTGCTGAGTAATTTCCCGCTGTTATTGGGAATATTTCTCTATGGCATGGCTTTCCTGCTTTATGCCGCAACACTGGCATTTTTACCCTTAAACGTGGCACATCCTGTTTTAACCTCAGGCGCTATTGCCTGTGTTGCCTTAATGTCAGTTGTGCTATTCAAAGAACCTGTTTACTGGTCCACTATTGCCGGCATTTTGATGGTAATAGCCGGCGTTGTACTTATTACCCTAAAAGTTAAATAA